A part of Tigriopus californicus strain San Diego chromosome 10, Tcal_SD_v2.1, whole genome shotgun sequence genomic DNA contains:
- the LOC131888609 gene encoding transcriptional regulator ATRX-like isoform X1 translates to MRAPSTRGAVPHVTDEQILVSLSPAERASLAERVLARIQGRVVAARPCPQCRQPLLLPARRPDPDHDREDPPDDANLGVTNAIGELSENENSPTNNSPECPSPLVQYNRSSRAPNSSPTSNERSVDDSLPPATDSESRVPVKSAGLVEHTPPTRRCTRPPRQDGDSSLVAKSNRHSAEVGVVIPSPARADASSTCSEPEQAAGLLSQDSEPKKPASTSTPLKTVVREDPSCDSNGSQSAFSDSQDAPIRRSGNEFRPEKTQIDVSDLEDQSTFQASPAEDLNPSINGQSAPSLRTSQKPLEDSDEDETEAATLTRKQIKRKAKKSPQLSSSEGEHSPLKTRQAKKKAKTLLQASSSEDEESPLEANPVKKRVKKLLQASNGDDDDESPVKVKKLKAKKPPHESTAEDEDSPLKTDQVKRKAKRALLQESSSEEEASTLKVNQDRGKNSKKSPEDSDANQEDSALKGNQLKDKANTSVPDSSPDKDSPLKINRTRAQSTKLFQTSSSDNETPAGELKPARTKKKVTKKTNDDSSAAEDGHEGPQLNANQTQEKDKEPLDDPEAENVEDSLSNSSPKRKDNNKAKKSSEESSVESNEDSPLKVTPTKKKAKKSARELCSDDENGVAETSLKKEKATKDITEDSNSSKVKATKAKKRANKILLHDSSDSEEDSPLKAKQDQDEQKRSLKNLSPERVENSPTKANKVSACDQDNLSIQAKKGVLESSSSDETNDSPVKQTEESSPSSPSKLSSDSSPKELDERSSSLVDNGPSIVPSDLSSSEGSPLKNTTNQSSPSVDQVKKAVLDSSSSDKESNIAAQSAKKVVLQDSSSSDGEGSRAKGSLSTPEERQTSGESSIPKAEEDLETKAKEGALQDSSDADNDSPARIKAQKAVLDSSDSDPEKSLSVQASEDSDSRLVRRKAGNLERAKLSKEERLKRRTRFLIRKITVDTDSKLNGKASVKLDTLSIAVLQDLEEVRRVHVKDYPQLRKLCRTRKPKADPNIDRLCDLSNLEATSGLKSKKSASKLPKGDNIDEDDQSSCQISPSKRKRDRRREKEKKLHLLDVSSAEEAHNSDSDLDKAVEPKKSTDPLKSKSTRFDGLKSRNDLAKAAILDSTSGSDNNGKAKMNGQGDSHESSSDDLKVKNGQNGDKKSVQKKGSSSISSNSVSGDGKRKRTERKDPNYMRMKLSETDSSEAEEKAKTRRLKKEQKAKDEGDIDSGSGSGSDIKGSDHDEEANNSSDESAEFGNWKKNNKKKRNKNRIQDSDHDVNASDFEADDLDADSADSDSEIEVHKKKGPGKKRKKRNGNDSSDVLSNDGDDDDEDEARPKKKRKRIKKNSSSDEEGDSDADSPNKGGRKDIRKIISEKKLSQSTKTAAADEKDRRKRMEERQQLYNKTFEIKEGETQEELPLDFNEETKEVLVDVPTTLVKKLKPHQVNGVKFMWDAVFESKKMVEEGKVPGGAILAHCMGLGKTLQTITLVSTVHEKFPGRVSRTLVLCPVNTVKNWEDEFAKWLKGDLEMDVYEMSKEKDNWGRSDRLKVWHQEGGVLIMGYDMFRNLTNEAKKYNRKQRDIFQKSLCDPGPDLVVCDEGHVLKNLKSALNKAMNKIKTKRRILLTGTPLQNNLSEYFAMVNFVKPQLLGTFNEFKNRFVNPIQNGQHSDSTDRDVRVMKKRSFILSDLLKGCMQRLDYNVLVPYLQPKHEFVLCICLTDFQKKLYSYYLENFARAGQIGSDGKLEGGKKGGLFYDVQNLSRVWNHPHILAMAKSRADLKAMDESDDNMDDADETGNLQGFIDDDEASETPNTSEDDARTSSEDEIRIEREVVKKVTRSQQDSDIVKGLDEAKSEALASEKGWWGQFLSEDNELDRLENGSKMLILMDILKECEMLGDKVLVFSQSLLSLDLIEDFLARAGQNTATAEDSTLMSYLGTWVHGKDYFRMDGSTPPDTRKRWCNYFNKTTNHRMRLFLISTKAGGLGINLVAANRVIIFDASWNPAHDVQSIFRVYRFGQTKPVYIYRFLAKGTMEEKIYDRQVTKQSLSARVVDEHQIERHFSVNELATLYEFQDEPIESRPVPKVPKDRLLAELLTKHDKLIWKYHDHDSLLENQVDENLTEEERKAAWEEFENEKKGLVTGVDPAVQALLAQSINPQAIQQQYRLQYPHLSEEQIIQATRALIMQMQSGIHRRPAYDKSHYQQEMARARQQEKALYPGMYRKTDKFTGNLQNAPNTEAWHAQVMQQQRQYSQMQQMQQQIQQSRLQQMQMLQAQLSQINGPQGQLQPQALTQDQEPEEIVLDGAPVMGEPVVVSPPRPSTSRRGRPRLDPDSDLY, encoded by the exons ATGCGAGCTCCATCGACCCGGGGGGCGGTGCCGCACGTGACGGATGAACAAATTCTAGTCAGCTTGAGTCCGGCCGAGCGGGCCAGTCTGGCTGAGCGCGTGCTGGCCCGCATTCAAGGCCGAGTGGTGGCCGCCCGCCCGTGCCCCCAGTGCCGACAACCGCTGCTGCTACCCGCACGCCGCCCGGACCCGGACCATGACCGTGAAGACCCGCCTGACGACGCTAATCTAGGG GTTACCAACGCCATTGGTGAGCTCTCAGAAAACGAAAACTCTCCAACCAACAATTCCCCCGAGTGTCCCAGCCCTCTTGTGCAGTACAATAGGTCTTCTCGGGCGCCGAATTCCAGCCCAACCTCCAACGAAAGATCCGTGGACGATTCGCTTCCACCAGCCACCGATTCTGAATCGCGTGTGCCCGTCAAATCTGCGGGTTTGGTAGAGCACACCCCACCCACTCGACGCTGTACCCGTCCTCCTCGTCAGGATGGGGACTCATCGCTAGTCGCGAAATCGAACCGTCACTCCGCGGAAGTGGGCGTGGTGATCCCAAGCCCCGCCCGGGCCGACGCTTCATCAACGTGCTCAGAGCCGGAACAAGCCGCCGGGCTTCTGAGTCAGGATTCCGAGCCAAAGAAACCAGCATCGACTTCCACACCATTGAAAACAGTTGTCAGAGAGGACCCGAGTTGTGACTCGAACGGCAGTCAGAGTGCATTTTCCGATTCACAAGACGCGCCCATCAGGAGGTCCGGAAACGAATTCAGGCCTGAGAAGACTCAAATTGATGTTTCCGACTTGGAGGATCAATCCACGTTTCAAGCCAGCCCTGCTGAGGATCTCAATCCCTCGATCAATGGTCAGAGTGCTCCGTCCTTGAGGACCAGCCAGAAGCCCCTTGAGGATTCCGATGAAGATGAAACTGAAGCAGCTACATTGACAAGGAAGCAAATCAagagaaaggccaaaaaatcGCCACAGCTATCCAGTTCCGAAGGTGAACATTCTCCACTCAAGACCCgtcaagccaagaaaaaggccaagacaTTGCTTCAAGCATCCAGTTCTGAAGACGAAGAATCTCCTTTGGAGGCCAATCCAGTCAAAAAGAGAGTTAAAAAGTTGCTGCAGGCTTccaatggtgatgatgatgatgaatctccggtaaaagtgaaaaaactAAAGGCTAAGAAACCGCCTCATGAATCCACTGCAGAAGATGAGGATTCGCCTCTGAAGACAGATCAAGTAAAGAGGAAGGCCAAGAGAGCGCTTCTTCAGGAATCGAGTTCAGAAGAGGAAGCTTCCACCCTAAAAGTGAATCAAGACCGAGGGAAAAATTCCAAGAAATCACCTGAGGACTCCGATGCCAATCAAGAAGATTCAGCCTTGAAAGGCAATCAATTGAAAGATAAAGCCAACACGTCTGTACCTGATTCCAGCCCGGATAAGGATTCTCCATTGAAGATCAATCGAACCAGAGCACAGTCCACCAAATTATTTCAAACCTCAAGCTCTGACAATGAAACTCCTGCTGGGGAATTGAAGCCCGCCCGGACCAAGAAAAAGGTAACTAAAAAGACCAACGACGATTCTAGTGCGGCTGAAGATGGACATGAAGGTCCTCAACTGAATGCTAATCAGACTCAAGAAAAGGACAAGGAACCCCTTGATGACCCCGAGGCTGAAAACGTTGAGGATTCTCTCTCGAACTCAAGTCCAAAACGAAAGGACAATAATAAAGCCAAGAAATCGTCAGAAGAGTCCAGTGTGGAAAGCAATGAAGACTCACCGTTGAAGGTCACCCCAaccaagaaaaaggccaagaaatccGCACGAGAGTTGTGTTCAGATGATGAAAATGGTGTAGCTGAGACAAGcctcaaaaaggaaaaagccACGAAAGACATCACTGAAGACTCAAACAGTTCCAAAGTTAAGGCCACTAAGGCTAAGAAAAGGGCCAACAAGATACTGCTTCATGACTCAAGTGACTCTGAGGAAGATTCTCCATTGAAAGCCAAGCAAGACCAGGACGAGCAAAAAAGATCTCTGAAAAATTTAAGCCCAGAACGAGTTGAAAACTCACCCACGAAGGCCAATAAAGTCAGTGCTTGTGATCAAGACAATCTGTCtattcaagccaaaaaaggtgTTCTTGAATCAAGCTCCTCGGACGAGACTAACGATTCACCTGTAAAACAAACCGAGGAATCCTCTCCTTCAAGTCCATCCAAGCTAAGCTCAGACTCGAGCCCTAAAGAACTCGATGAACGCTCCTCTTCTTTGGTCGACAATGGTCCAAGTATTGTCCCTTCAGACCTTTCGTCTTCTGAAGGATCTCCGCTAAAAAACACAACCAACCAGTCCTCACCCTCCGTTGACCAGGTTAAAAAGGCCGTGCTTGATTCCAGTAGTTCTGACAAAGAGTCAAATATCGCCGCTCAATCCGCCAAAAAGGTCGTTCTTCAAGATTCAAGTTCTTCTGATGGTGAAGGCTCCCGCGCCAAAGGTTCCCTCTCCACCCCTGAAGAACGCCAGACATCCGGAGAGAGCAGTATACCAAAAGCCGAAGAAGATCTCGAGACCAAAGCCAAGGAAGGTGCTCTTCAGGATTCGAGTGACGCTGACAACGACAGTCCAGCTCGAATCAAGGCCCAAAAAGCCGTCCTTGACTCGAGTGACTCCGATCCTGAGAAATCTCTCTCTGTTCAGGCCTCAGAAGACAGTGATTCACGCTTGGTCAGACGGAAAGCAGGGAATCTGGAAAGGGCCAAGCTCTCAAAAGAAGAGCGTCTGAAACGCCGAACTCGGTTTTTGATTCGGAAAATCACCGTGGACACCGACTCGAAGCTCAACGGAAAGGCCTCCGTGAAGCTTGATACGCTCTCAATTGCCGTTCTCCAGGATTTGGAGGAAGTGCGACGAGTCCACGTCAAAGATTACCCGCAGCTTCGGAAGCTCTGTCGTACCCGCAAGCCCAAAGCGGATCCAAATATCGACAGGCTTTGCGATCTTTCCAATTTAGAGGCTACATCCGGTCTGAAATCCAAGAAAAGCGCGTCAAAGCTGCCTAAAGGAGACAACATCGACGAGGACGACCAATCTTCATGCCAAATATCTCCTTCCAAACGGAAACGGGATCGACGTCgtgagaaggagaagaaactcCATTTGTTGGACGTGAGCTCAGCGGAAGAGGCTCACAATTCTGACTCTGACTTGGACAAGGCTGTCGAGCCTAAAAAAAGTACAGATCCGTTGAAGTCGAAATCCACCCGTTTTGACGGACTGAAAAGCCGGAACGATCTGGCCAAAGCAGCCATCCTGGATTCAACCAGTGGCTCCGATAACAACGGCAAGGCCAAGATGAACGGCCAAGGAGATTCTCACGAATCGTCGTCGGACGACCTGAAGGTGAAAAACGGTCAGAACGGAGACAAGAAATCCGTGCAGAAAAAGGGTTCCAGTAGCATAAGTAGTAATAGTGTAAGTGGTGATGGAAAGCGCAAGAGAACCGAACGGAAGGATCCGAATTACATGCGCATGAAATTGAGTGAAACTGATTCCAGTGAGGCGGAAGAAAAAGCCAAGACCCGACGGTTGAAGAAGGAACAGAAGGCCAAGGACGAGGGTGACATTGACAGTGGCAGTGGCAGTGGCAGTGACATCAAAGGCTCCGATCATGATGAGGAAGCTAACAACTCATCAGATGAATCGGCGGAATTTGGCaattggaagaagaacaacaagaagaagagaaacaaGAATCGCATCCAAGATTCGGATCATGACGTGAATGCGTCCGATTTTGAGGCGGATGACTTGGACGCCGATTCGGCTGATTCAGACTCGGAAATTGAG GTGCACAAGAAGAAAGGCCCAGGGAAGAAGCGGAAAAAGCGCAATGGTAACGATTCTTCGGATGTTTTGTCCAATGATggcgatgacgacgatgaggatgaggcTCGACCGAAGAAGAAACGAAAACGTATCAAGAAGAACTCTTCGTCGGACGAGGAGGGAGACTCAGAC GCGGATTCTCCAAACAAAGGCGGACGTAAGGACATCCGGAAAATCATTAGCGAAAAGAAATTGTCACAATCTACAAAAACCGCCGCGGCCGACGAGAAAGATCGCCGAAAGCGAATGGAAGAAAGACAACAGCTCTACAATAAGACTTTCGAG ATCAAAGAAGGTGAAACCCAAGAGGAGCTACCCCTCGATTTCAACGAAGAAACCAAAGAGGTCCTGGTGGATGTGCCCACGACCTTAGTGAAGAAGCTCAAACCCCACCAGGTCAACGGCGTCAAGTTCATGTGGGACGCAGTATTCGAGTCCAAAAAG ATGGTCGAAGAAGGCAAAGTGCCCGGGGGTGCCATCCTGGCCCACTGTATGGGTTTGGGCAAGACCCTGCAGACCATCACCCTCGTGAGCACGGTTCATGAGAAGTTCCCGGGGCGCGTGAGCCGCACACTCGTGCTCTGTCCCGTGAATACGGTCAAGAACTGGGAGGATGAGTTCGCCAAGTGGCTCAAGGGTGACCTCGAGATGGACGTGTACGAGATGAGCAAAGAGAAGGACAACTGGGGACGCTCGGATCGGCTCAAGGTGTGGCACCAAGAGGGCGGTGTGCTCATCATGGGCTACGACATGTTCCGCAACCTGACCAATGAGGCCAAGAAGTACAATCGCAAGCAGCGGGACATCTTTCAGAAGTCGTTGTGTGATCCTGGGCCGGACTTGGTTGTGTGTGATGAGGGTCACGTGTTGAAGAATCTCAAATCCGCCCTGAACAAGGCCATGAACAAGATCAAGACCAAGCGGCGGATCCTTCTCACGG GAACGCCTCTGCAAAATAACTTGAGCGAGTATTTCGCCATGGTCAACTTTGTCAAACCCCAACTGTTGGGCACGTTCAACGAGTTCAAGAACCGCTTCGTGAATCCCATTCAGAACGGTCAGCACTCGGATTCCACGGATCGCGATGTGCGCGTCATGAAGAAGCGCTCGTTCATCCTCAGTGATCTTCTCAAAGGCTGCATGCAGAGACTCGACTACAACGTACTCGTGCCCTATCTCCAACCCAAGCACGAATTCGTCCTCTGCATCTGCCTCACGGACTTCCAAAAGAAGCTCTACTCCTATTACCTCGAGAACTTTGCTCGCGCCGGACAAATCGGGTCCGACGGAAAACTCGAGG GTGGGAAAAAGGGCGGTCTCTTTTACGACGTTCAAAATCTCTCCCGCGTCTGGAATCATCCGCACATTCTGGCCATGGCCAAGAGCCGCGCCGATCTGAAGGCCATGGACGAGTCTGACGACAACATGGACGACGCAGATGAAACGGGCAATCTCCAAGGGTTCATTGACGACGA CGAGGCGAGTGAGACCCCGAACACCAGTGAGGATGACGCCCGCACCAGTAGTGAGGACGAGATCCGCATCGAGCGTGAGGTGGTCAAGAAAGTCACCCGCAGTCAGCAGGACTCCGATATCGTGAAAGGGCTGGATGAGGCCAAGTCAGAGGCTCTGGCCAGTGAGAAAG GCTGGTGGGGTCAATTCCTGAGCGAGGACAACGAACTAGACCGGCTCGAAAACGGCTCCAAGATGTTGATCCTCATGGACATCCTGAAGGAATGCGAGATGCTCGGCGACAAGGTCCTTGTGTTCAGTCAGTCCCTGCTCTCGCTCGATCTGATTGAGGACTTCTTGGCCAGAGCCGGTCAAAATACCGCCACCGCCGAAGATTCCACACTCATGTCCTATTTGGGCACTTGGGTCCACGGCAAGGACTACTTTCGTATGGACGGTTCCACTCCGCCGGATACCCGAAAGAGATGGTGCAACTACTTCAACAAA ACCACCAACCATCGCATGCGATTATTTTTGATCTCGACCAAGGCCGGAGGACTGGGCATCAATCTGGTGGCGGCCAATCGAGTCATCATCTTTGATGCCTCGTGGAATCCCGCTCACGACGTTCAATCCATCTTTCGAGTCTATCG CTTTGGTCAAACCAAGCCCGTGTACATCTACCGATTCCTGGCCAAGGGCACCATGGAGGAGAAGATCTACGATCGCCAAGTGACGAAGCAATCCCTGTCCGCACGAGTGGTGGATGAGCATCAGATTGAGCGGCATTTTTCCGTGAATGAGCTGGCCACTCTCTACGAATTCCAAGACGAACCTATT GAGAGCCGCCCGGTCCCCAAGGTTCCCAAAGACCGCCTTCTAGCCGAGTTACTCACGAAGCACGATAAGCTCATTTGGAAGTATCACGACCACGATTCATTGTTGGAGAATCAGGTGGACGAGAATCTGACGGAAGAGGAGCGGAAGGCGGCTTGGGAGGAGTTCGAGAACGAGAAGAAGGGCCTGGTGACCGGCGTGGATCCGGCCGTTCAGGCCCTTTTGGCCCAAAGCATCAATCCGCAAGCTATTCAGCAACAATATCGCCTACAGTATCCCCATCTCTCCGAGGAACAGATCATTCAAGCCACTCGAGCTCTGATCATGCAAATGCAGAGCGGAATCCACCGGAGACCCGCCTACGACAAGAGCCATTACCAACAG GAAATGGCTCGGGCCCGACAGCAAGAGAAGGCGTTGTATCCGGGAATGTACCGTAAGACGGACAAGTTCACGGGCAACCTTCAAAACGCCCCCAACACGGAGGCGTGGCACGCCCAAGTCATGCAGCAGCAGCGTCAGTACAGCCAGATGCAGCAAATGCAGCAACAAATCCAACAGAGTCGTCTGCAGCAGATGCAGATGCTCCAAGCTCAACTTAGCCAGATCAACGGCCCCCAAGGCCAACTCCAACCCCAGGCACTCACCCAAGATCAGGAGCCCGAAGAGATCGTCCTGGACGGAGCGCCCGTGATGGGCGAGCCGGTTGTGGTATCCCCGCCTCGCCCTTCCACGAGTAGGCGTGGCCGTCCCCGCCTAGACCCCGACTCGGATCTCTATTAA